A section of the Anabaena cylindrica PCC 7122 genome encodes:
- a CDS encoding HD family phosphohydrolase — protein sequence MKTQKFLRSLNQQLRQWRRQCKVLCRKAKWLGLASSPSSQSHNKKFFRNILKNLLVFLLPATDEGGHRQGRKALHSTPKSFKTKPGIYAVVFSWLYKKRSAVILVITVISLTGVMGHELYNQPQMKVGSFAPQTFIAPNTASIEDRKQTEDERKAVRNRSQPVLMINAQKNEQINEHLRQLLDDANELRAIAGPFPFFDVSVLSIPTQRYLRSCLESEWQQLKVTLENNQKQNYKLLMPKSRPIDRQPFSRPLRSPLLSLSIPLIKEGQTDISQALAELEAYRLTNSEKNLSLLVAQINQIRSGYAKATEKLVKMEAERSQRVYSETFLLQLSDEDWIKAQLGVHQSAERMLTQGIAPGLPRSILQDAVSLQVQISVPGEAESLASKVLLAVLRSNLTQDEEQTRQKAQLEADKVPSVMQKVRQGEVIVKKGERITEWKFDVLEHYHLIRREVDWLALILLGGLVSIALGVFVWVEMRIGNHLRERDRFLILLLTLSIPSVLAMGVPYTTWSAIGLLLGSFYGPTLGVTVVGLLSLILPVSMEISKIGLLAGAAGGILGSYVAQRFKSREELALLGIVLGLTQGSIYLGLNILVGAAFGSAWYIVLQEALLFAVSGLAWSIIALGLSPYLEKLFDLITPIRLAELANPNRPLLKRLATETPGTFQHTLFVATLAEAAAKKLRCNVELVRAGTLYHDIGKMHDPLGFIENQMGGPNKHETEIKDPWQSAAIIKKHVTEGLVMAKKHSLPTAIQAFIPEHQGSMAIAYFYHQAQQMAKEDPNIIVNKADFCYDGPIPQSRETGIVMLADSCEAALRSLKDATPEQALNMLNNIIRAKWQDEQLIDSGLTREEISKISQIFVDVWQQFHHKRIAYPKLKASSERL from the coding sequence ATGAAAACGCAGAAATTTTTGCGGTCTTTAAACCAGCAATTAAGGCAATGGCGGCGACAGTGCAAAGTGTTATGCCGTAAAGCGAAGTGGCTGGGTTTGGCGAGTAGTCCCAGCAGTCAGAGTCATAACAAAAAATTTTTCAGGAATATCCTCAAGAATTTACTTGTGTTTTTGTTACCAGCTACTGATGAAGGTGGACACCGACAAGGAAGAAAAGCTCTTCACTCAACGCCCAAATCTTTCAAAACGAAGCCTGGCATTTATGCTGTTGTTTTCAGCTGGTTATACAAAAAGCGTTCTGCGGTGATTTTGGTGATTACCGTGATATCTCTCACAGGTGTTATGGGGCATGAATTATATAACCAGCCGCAGATGAAAGTTGGTTCTTTTGCACCACAGACATTTATTGCCCCTAATACTGCAAGTATCGAGGATCGCAAACAAACAGAAGACGAGCGCAAAGCAGTGAGAAATCGTTCTCAGCCTGTATTGATGATTAATGCCCAAAAAAATGAACAAATTAACGAACATTTGCGACAACTGCTCGATGATGCTAATGAACTTCGTGCTATTGCTGGGCCTTTTCCTTTTTTTGATGTATCGGTTTTGTCTATTCCTACCCAACGCTATCTCCGTTCTTGTCTGGAGTCTGAATGGCAACAGCTAAAAGTAACTTTAGAAAATAATCAGAAACAAAATTATAAATTGTTGATGCCTAAGTCGAGGCCAATTGATAGACAACCATTTTCCAGACCTTTGCGTAGTCCGCTGTTGTCCTTATCTATACCCTTAATCAAGGAGGGACAGACGGATATTTCTCAAGCATTAGCAGAATTAGAAGCTTATCGCCTCACTAATTCAGAAAAAAATCTATCTTTACTAGTTGCCCAAATAAATCAAATTAGATCTGGATATGCCAAAGCTACTGAGAAACTTGTAAAAATGGAGGCAGAACGATCGCAGAGAGTATATTCAGAAACTTTCCTTTTACAACTGTCAGATGAGGATTGGATAAAAGCACAACTGGGAGTACACCAAAGTGCAGAACGGATGCTTACTCAAGGTATAGCACCTGGACTGCCGCGTAGTATTTTACAGGATGCGGTGAGCCTACAAGTACAAATTTCTGTCCCTGGTGAAGCTGAATCATTGGCAAGTAAAGTTTTGTTGGCTGTACTCCGGTCGAATCTCACGCAAGATGAAGAACAAACGAGACAAAAGGCTCAATTAGAAGCGGATAAAGTGCCATCGGTAATGCAAAAAGTGCGGCAAGGAGAAGTCATCGTTAAGAAGGGGGAACGAATTACAGAATGGAAATTTGATGTGCTTGAGCATTATCACTTGATTCGGAGGGAGGTAGATTGGCTGGCTTTAATTCTTTTAGGAGGTTTGGTTAGCATAGCTCTTGGTGTTTTTGTCTGGGTAGAAATGCGTATTGGCAATCACCTGCGAGAACGCGATCGCTTTTTGATATTATTGCTCACCCTTAGTATCCCTAGTGTTTTGGCAATGGGTGTGCCATATACTACATGGAGTGCTATTGGTTTATTGTTGGGCAGTTTTTATGGCCCGACTTTGGGAGTAACAGTTGTCGGACTACTATCACTGATACTACCAGTGAGTATGGAGATTAGTAAGATTGGGCTGCTGGCTGGTGCTGCGGGGGGAATCTTGGGCAGTTATGTCGCCCAAAGATTTAAATCTCGTGAGGAATTGGCATTATTAGGTATTGTTCTTGGCTTGACTCAAGGCAGCATTTACTTGGGTTTGAATATACTTGTTGGTGCGGCGTTTGGTTCTGCTTGGTATATTGTCCTGCAAGAAGCACTGTTATTTGCTGTATCTGGCTTGGCGTGGAGTATTATTGCTTTGGGTTTAAGTCCTTATTTGGAAAAACTGTTTGATTTAATTACTCCGATTCGTTTGGCAGAACTGGCTAACCCTAACCGTCCGTTATTAAAACGACTAGCTACTGAAACACCGGGAACTTTTCAACATACGTTGTTTGTGGCGACTCTAGCTGAAGCTGCGGCCAAAAAACTGCGCTGCAATGTGGAGTTAGTTAGGGCTGGGACACTGTACCATGATATCGGTAAAATGCATGACCCTTTAGGATTTATTGAAAACCAAATGGGAGGACCGAATAAACACGAAACGGAAATTAAAGATCCTTGGCAAAGTGCGGCAATTATCAAAAAGCACGTAACTGAAGGTTTGGTAATGGCTAAAAAACATAGTCTACCCACAGCGATTCAAGCTTTTATTCCCGAACATCAGGGTTCAATGGCGATCGCTTATTTTTATCACCAAGCCCAGCAAATGGCTAAGGAAGACCCCAATATTATCGTCAATAAAGCAGATTTTTGTTACGATGGACCAATTCCCCAATCTAGAGAAACAGGAATTGTCATGTTAGCTGATTCTTGTGAGGCTGCATTGCGAAGTCTTAAAGATGCTACTCCAGAACAAGCATTAAATATGCTGAATAATATTATCCGGGCTAAATGGCAAGATGAACAATTAATAGACTCTGGATTAACAAGAGAAGAAATATCAAAAATTTCTCAAATATTTGTAGATGTGTGGCAGCAATTCCATCATAAACGTATTGCTTATCCAAAATTAAAAGCTAGTAGTGAAAGACTATAG
- a CDS encoding ADP-ribosylglycohydrolase family protein yields the protein MRYSLVSRVRGIFIGAFLGENLAIENAGDLGKMAILGSQSLIALGRLNVDDWLKRQQQASLVWEKTDYAWVKIILATLPVAIFFHEDTIKLKHNLLQVLQIWHTEPMVTDAALAIGYAIAQSLTEKLDPLTLIPQTISFLGETTTPLTQKLLKINTLLAQGAELERARTELSRQEPLSSNIAFAFYCFLSTLEDWQLTVLRTTNNSGKEDPWCMDSHPRSAITGALSGAYNSTTGIPVNWQLLAINSPGWGLSSFSQMLELADALVAVWSGVYNITLDTNKPTKEGCGINRELTPLSIFAAPRVIRPR from the coding sequence ATGCGTTATTCTCTCGTAAGTCGGGTTAGAGGTATTTTTATAGGCGCATTCTTGGGAGAAAATTTAGCTATTGAAAATGCTGGTGATTTAGGTAAAATGGCTATCTTGGGTAGCCAAAGTTTAATTGCACTAGGTAGATTAAATGTAGATGATTGGTTAAAGCGTCAGCAACAAGCATCTCTTGTTTGGGAAAAAACTGATTATGCTTGGGTAAAAATAATTTTAGCCACCTTACCAGTGGCAATTTTTTTTCACGAAGATACTATTAAACTTAAACACAATTTACTGCAAGTATTACAAATTTGGCATACTGAGCCGATGGTAACAGATGCAGCCCTAGCTATAGGATATGCGATCGCTCAATCTCTCACAGAAAAACTCGACCCCTTGACCCTCATTCCCCAAACGATTTCTTTTCTGGGAGAAACAACCACACCATTAACACAAAAACTATTAAAAATCAATACTTTATTAGCTCAAGGAGCAGAATTAGAACGGGCGCGAACCGAACTGAGTAGACAAGAACCACTAAGTAGCAACATCGCCTTTGCTTTTTATTGCTTTCTGAGTACCTTAGAAGATTGGCAACTAACAGTTTTGCGAACTACAAATAATTCCGGGAAAGAAGATCCTTGGTGTATGGACTCACATCCTAGAAGCGCAATTACTGGAGCCTTATCAGGAGCATATAACAGTACAACAGGCATTCCTGTTAATTGGCAACTGTTAGCCATTAATTCACCCGGCTGGGGACTAAGTAGCTTTTCCCAAATGTTGGAATTAGCTGATGCACTTGTAGCCGTCTGGTCAGGTGTGTATAATATTACCCTGGATACTAACAAGCCCACAAAAGAAGGATGTGGCATAAATCGGGAATTGACTCCACTATCTATCTTTGCTGCACCCCGCGTTATTCGCCCGCGATGA
- the aroQ gene encoding type II 3-dehydroquinate dehydratase has translation MPTLSILILHGPNLNLLGQREPGIYGSLTLVDINRLLEAEGLKLQAKVTAVQSNHEGVLLDTIHQALGLHQGIVINAGAYTHTSLALRDAIAAVNLPTVEVHLSNIYRREDFRHHSYIAPVVIGQISGFGVQSYLLGLQALIHHLRKEKV, from the coding sequence TTGCCAACTTTAAGTATTTTGATACTGCACGGGCCAAACCTCAATTTACTAGGACAGAGGGAACCGGGAATTTACGGCTCTCTGACCCTAGTAGACATTAATAGACTGTTAGAAGCAGAAGGACTAAAGCTACAGGCAAAAGTTACTGCTGTGCAGTCAAATCATGAAGGAGTCTTGCTAGATACGATTCACCAGGCATTAGGACTACATCAAGGGATTGTAATTAATGCTGGGGCATACACCCATACTAGTTTGGCTCTGCGGGATGCGATCGCTGCTGTGAATTTACCAACTGTAGAGGTGCATCTTAGCAATATTTATCGTCGTGAAGATTTTCGTCATCATTCTTATATAGCTCCAGTGGTAATTGGTCAAATCAGTGGCTTTGGTGTCCAAAGTTATTTGTTAGGTCTACAAGCATTGATACATCATCTGAGAAAGGAAAAAGTCTAG
- the topA gene encoding type I DNA topoisomerase: MSTLVIVESPTKARTIRNYLPKDYRVEASMGHVRDLPQSASEIPAAVKGEKWAQLGVNIEADFEPVYVVPKDKKKIVTQLKDALKGVDELILATDEDREGESISWHLYQLLKPKVPTKRMVFHEITQEAIKKALKNCRTIDEQLVRAQETRRILDRLVGYTLSPLLWKKIAWGLSAGRVQSVAVCLLVTKERQRRAFHEGTYWDLKASLLQEKTPFSAQLVTLGGTKVATGSDFDAATGQITAGRNVVLLNEEEAIDLKERLTGKTWNVNDIEERPVTRKPAPPFTTSTLQQESNRKLRLSARDTMRVAQNLYEQGYITYMRTDSVHLSDQAIAAARSCVEQKYGKQYLSPQPRQYTTKSKGAQEAHEAIRPAGSSFRTPQETALGGRELAIYDLIWKRTVASQMADSRQTQISVQLQVEDAGFRSSGKRIDFPGYLRAYVEGSDDPEAALEDQEVILPPLKVGDHPTCNELESVGHETQPPARYTEASLVKTLESEGIGRPSTYASIIGTIIDKGYAQLVSNALIPTFTAFAVTDLLEKHFPDIVDPSFTSKMEQTLDDISTGEAKWLPYLQKFYLGDQGLETLVRERESEIDATIARTVILENLDAKVRIGKYGPYIEVDTGDGVVTASIPKDLTPADLDPKQVEVLLRQKTTGPDQVGRHPETGEPIYVKIGTYGPYVQLGDKTDENPKPKQASLPKGVTHENVTLDMAVGLLALPRTLGVHPATGGKIQASLGRFGPYVVHDQGKEGKDYRSLKAADNVLTIPLERALELLSEPKKGRASSNSKSKAALRELGTHPEDDAPINIYDGPYGPYIKHGKTNVSIPEGQTVENVTLSTALELLQAKASTKSTGKTRKSTTSKAKSSTSRTKKKETDS; this comes from the coding sequence ATGTCAACTCTCGTCATTGTCGAATCTCCAACCAAAGCTCGTACCATTCGCAACTACCTGCCAAAAGACTATCGGGTAGAAGCTTCAATGGGTCATGTGCGTGACCTCCCGCAATCGGCCAGTGAAATCCCCGCCGCTGTCAAAGGGGAAAAATGGGCGCAGCTTGGGGTGAATATAGAAGCCGACTTTGAACCGGTGTATGTCGTTCCCAAGGATAAAAAGAAAATTGTCACTCAGCTTAAAGATGCCCTGAAAGGTGTTGATGAACTGATATTGGCAACTGACGAAGACCGTGAAGGTGAAAGCATTAGTTGGCATTTATACCAATTGCTAAAGCCAAAAGTGCCAACCAAGCGAATGGTGTTCCACGAAATTACCCAAGAAGCTATTAAAAAAGCTTTGAAAAATTGTCGCACCATTGATGAGCAGTTGGTTCGCGCCCAAGAAACCCGACGCATTTTAGATCGCTTGGTAGGATATACCCTATCTCCTCTGCTATGGAAAAAAATCGCCTGGGGATTATCTGCTGGGCGAGTTCAGTCTGTAGCCGTGTGTCTATTGGTGACAAAGGAACGTCAACGCCGTGCTTTCCATGAAGGTACATACTGGGATTTAAAAGCCAGTTTGCTCCAGGAAAAAACCCCTTTTAGCGCTCAGTTAGTAACCCTGGGAGGTACGAAAGTTGCCACAGGTAGCGATTTTGATGCGGCAACTGGACAAATCACCGCAGGGCGCAATGTGGTCTTGCTCAATGAAGAAGAAGCCATAGACCTCAAAGAACGGCTGACAGGAAAAACTTGGAATGTCAACGACATTGAAGAACGCCCAGTCACCCGGAAACCTGCACCACCGTTTACTACTTCTACACTGCAACAAGAATCTAACCGCAAATTGCGCCTTTCGGCACGAGACACAATGCGGGTGGCTCAAAATTTGTACGAGCAAGGGTATATTACCTATATGCGTACAGATTCGGTACATTTGTCAGATCAAGCGATCGCAGCTGCCCGCAGTTGTGTAGAGCAAAAATACGGCAAACAATACCTCAGCCCCCAACCCCGCCAATACACCACCAAATCCAAAGGCGCACAGGAAGCCCACGAAGCCATTCGCCCCGCAGGTAGTAGTTTCCGTACTCCCCAAGAAACAGCTTTAGGCGGCAGAGAACTGGCGATATATGACTTGATTTGGAAGCGCACCGTCGCCAGTCAAATGGCTGATTCTCGCCAAACACAAATTAGTGTTCAACTGCAAGTAGAAGATGCTGGTTTTCGTTCTTCTGGTAAGCGCATAGATTTTCCCGGCTACCTCCGCGCCTACGTTGAAGGTTCCGATGATCCCGAAGCCGCATTAGAAGACCAAGAGGTAATTTTACCACCACTAAAAGTCGGGGATCATCCCACTTGTAATGAACTGGAATCCGTGGGACATGAAACCCAACCCCCAGCTAGGTACACCGAAGCAAGTCTAGTAAAAACCTTAGAAAGTGAAGGCATTGGTCGTCCTAGTACCTACGCCAGCATCATCGGCACTATCATTGACAAAGGTTATGCCCAGTTGGTAAGTAATGCCTTGATTCCCACCTTCACCGCTTTTGCTGTTACTGACTTATTAGAGAAACACTTTCCCGACATCGTTGATCCCAGTTTTACCTCCAAAATGGAGCAAACCCTAGATGACATCTCCACAGGAGAAGCTAAATGGCTACCCTACTTGCAGAAATTTTATCTAGGCGACCAAGGTTTAGAAACTCTGGTGAGGGAACGAGAAAGTGAAATTGATGCAACTATTGCTAGAACCGTAATATTAGAAAATTTAGATGCTAAAGTCCGCATTGGTAAATATGGTCCTTACATCGAAGTAGATACTGGTGATGGTGTTGTCACAGCATCTATTCCCAAAGACCTCACACCCGCTGATCTTGACCCCAAACAGGTAGAAGTTCTACTGCGGCAAAAAACCACCGGGCCTGACCAAGTGGGACGGCATCCCGAAACAGGTGAACCAATTTATGTGAAAATTGGCACTTATGGGCCTTATGTGCAGTTGGGAGATAAGACAGACGAAAACCCCAAACCTAAACAAGCTTCCCTTCCTAAAGGCGTAACCCATGAAAATGTCACCCTAGACATGGCCGTTGGTCTTTTGGCACTCCCCCGCACATTGGGAGTTCACCCAGCCACTGGAGGGAAAATTCAAGCTAGTTTAGGACGTTTTGGCCCTTACGTTGTTCATGACCAAGGCAAAGAAGGGAAAGACTACCGTTCTTTGAAAGCTGCTGATAATGTATTGACAATTCCTTTGGAACGTGCATTGGAATTATTGTCTGAACCGAAAAAGGGACGTGCTTCTAGCAACAGCAAATCTAAGGCAGCTTTACGGGAATTAGGAACACATCCAGAAGATGATGCTCCTATCAATATCTACGATGGACCCTATGGCCCTTATATTAAGCATGGCAAAACTAATGTGAGTATTCCCGAAGGTCAAACAGTAGAAAATGTAACGCTGTCTACCGCATTGGAATTGCTGCAAGCTAAAGCATCTACCAAATCCACAGGCAAAACCAGAAAATCAACAACTTCTAAAGCTAAGTCATCAACCAGTAGGACGAAAAAGAAGGAAACGGACAGTTAG
- a CDS encoding Uma2 family endonuclease, which yields MTQLKTKLTLEEFLALPESDLAYEFVNGESVPKYKNDQMSPKFFHGSTTGALFIILSTWAEGKGRVVVEWGIKLTRNQENWIPIPDLTYISYNRLPADWLQDEACPVIPELVIEIISPGQTFGDMIEKTTYYLQSGIFLVWIVDTISQTITVFTASSLPVTFRENQVISYEILPELEITPQRMFEKY from the coding sequence ATGACTCAATTAAAAACCAAACTCACTCTCGAAGAATTTCTGGCACTTCCCGAAAGTGATCTTGCTTATGAGTTTGTTAACGGTGAATCTGTACCTAAATATAAAAATGATCAAATGTCTCCTAAGTTTTTTCATGGTTCAACCACAGGAGCATTATTTATAATATTATCCACATGGGCGGAAGGCAAAGGTCGTGTTGTCGTGGAATGGGGGATTAAATTAACCAGAAATCAAGAAAATTGGATACCCATACCTGATTTAACATACATTTCCTATAATCGTCTTCCTGCTGACTGGCTTCAAGATGAAGCTTGTCCTGTGATCCCAGAATTAGTGATTGAAATTATTTCTCCTGGTCAAACTTTTGGAGACATGATTGAAAAGACTACTTATTATCTTCAATCTGGGATTTTTCTGGTTTGGATAGTGGATACAATATCTCAAACTATCACCGTCTTTACAGCATCTTCTCTGCCTGTGACTTTTCGAGAAAATCAAGTCATCAGTTATGAAATTTTACCAGAATTAGAAATTACTCCTCAGAGGATGTTTGAAAAATACTAA
- a CDS encoding DEAD/DEAH box helicase family protein: MGYQKTIPEPQRLVDEAIADNYVVLTQLPDYQDQAGWKNQAERPNFIETNKLRFLRPYQRNAIKALQGAVSEGKERFLFQMATGTGKTLTSAAVINLFLRTGNAQRVLFLVDRLELEDQAKKAFDLLLKNDYKTVIYKENRDDWRRADIVVTTVQSLLVNNKYRDRFSPTDFDLVISDEAHRSIGGNSRAVFEYFIGYKLGLTATPRDYLKQFDKTKPTTKDPRESERRMMLDTYRIFGCADSLPTFSYGLNDGVSDGFLIHPTVVDARSEVTTQLLSKDGFIVEFKDDDGGDRQETFKQRQFEKRFFAEGTNQLFCKIFLENALRDPISGEIGKSIIFAVSQNHAVKLVQILNEMADRMFPNKYQSDFAVQVTSGVKDAQQHTINFTNNNLLGTANFIETYRTSKARVCVTVGMMTTGYDCPDLLNLGLFRPIFSPTDFIQIKGRGTRKHNFLEQLFDDDIKDGVKQPHKTAYKLFDFFANCEYFDQEFKYDEVLALPQPKSDGNGDNGGDGTKGIATYEHLGADILESIKEEKIGFEGMKIDRLYYEKFEEKIRENRVIAEAVEAGQWDLVIDYINRQIFDDPEKFYTLDKLRKAAAVDRRLSLREILEKIFGLIPRFKSKDELLEEEFSNFVAAYQPEEAIPEIKNYFKAYVTNSQIRQIIETKKYQELATNPVLSMDNFKAVPKSYRDLIPDYVKNYIELDRFVA, translated from the coding sequence ATGGGTTATCAGAAAACAATTCCAGAGCCTCAGCGTCTTGTGGATGAGGCGATCGCAGATAACTATGTAGTGCTGACCCAGCTACCGGACTATCAAGATCAGGCAGGGTGGAAGAATCAGGCAGAGCGACCAAATTTTATTGAAACAAATAAACTGCGATTTTTAAGACCTTATCAAAGGAATGCAATTAAGGCTTTGCAAGGGGCGGTTAGTGAGGGAAAAGAGCGATTTTTGTTTCAGATGGCGACGGGGACGGGAAAAACTCTGACTTCGGCGGCGGTGATTAATTTATTTTTGCGGACTGGAAATGCTCAACGTGTTTTATTTTTGGTCGATCGCCTTGAGCTTGAGGATCAGGCAAAAAAGGCTTTTGATTTGTTGCTGAAAAATGACTATAAGACCGTAATTTATAAGGAAAATCGGGATGATTGGCGACGTGCCGATATTGTCGTGACTACGGTGCAGTCATTACTGGTAAATAACAAGTATCGCGATCGCTTTTCACCGACTGATTTTGATTTGGTAATTTCCGATGAAGCACACCGCTCAATAGGTGGTAACTCACGGGCAGTTTTTGAGTATTTTATTGGGTACAAGTTAGGACTGACAGCAACACCTCGCGACTATCTCAAGCAGTTTGATAAGACAAAGCCCACGACTAAAGATCCACGAGAATCCGAGCGGCGGATGATGTTGGATACTTATCGCATTTTTGGCTGTGCGGATAGTTTACCGACGTTTTCCTATGGGTTAAATGACGGGGTGAGTGATGGCTTTTTGATTCATCCGACGGTGGTAGATGCCAGGAGTGAGGTAACGACTCAGCTTTTGTCTAAGGATGGTTTTATTGTTGAGTTTAAAGATGATGATGGGGGCGATCGCCAAGAAACTTTTAAACAGCGTCAATTCGAGAAACGATTTTTTGCTGAAGGGACAAATCAGCTTTTTTGCAAGATTTTTCTAGAGAATGCTTTGCGCGATCCGATTAGTGGCGAGATTGGCAAATCGATCATTTTTGCGGTAAGTCAAAACCATGCAGTAAAACTGGTGCAGATCCTGAATGAGATGGCGGATCGGATGTTTCCGAATAAGTATCAATCGGATTTTGCCGTACAGGTGACATCAGGAGTTAAGGACGCGCAGCAACACACCATTAATTTTACAAATAATAATTTGTTGGGTACTGCGAATTTTATAGAAACTTATCGCACGAGTAAGGCGCGGGTATGTGTGACGGTGGGAATGATGACGACAGGTTATGACTGTCCTGATTTGCTTAATCTTGGTTTATTCCGTCCCATCTTTTCACCGACTGATTTTATTCAGATCAAAGGGCGGGGGACTCGCAAGCATAATTTTTTGGAACAGTTGTTTGATGACGATATTAAGGACGGAGTTAAACAACCGCACAAGACCGCTTATAAGTTGTTTGATTTTTTTGCTAATTGTGAATATTTTGATCAAGAGTTTAAATATGATGAGGTGTTAGCACTACCTCAGCCGAAAAGTGATGGTAATGGCGATAATGGCGGCGATGGGACAAAGGGGATTGCAACCTATGAACATTTAGGGGCGGATATTCTGGAGAGCATTAAGGAGGAGAAAATCGGCTTTGAGGGAATGAAGATTGATCGCTTGTATTATGAAAAATTTGAGGAGAAGATCCGCGAAAATCGGGTGATTGCTGAGGCAGTTGAGGCGGGGCAATGGGATCTGGTGATTGATTATATTAATCGTCAAATATTTGACGATCCTGAGAAATTTTATACGTTGGATAAGTTACGGAAAGCGGCGGCGGTTGATCGCCGTTTGAGTTTGCGAGAAATATTAGAAAAAATCTTTGGTTTAATTCCGCGCTTTAAGTCAAAGGATGAGTTACTGGAAGAGGAGTTTTCTAATTTTGTGGCTGCATATCAGCCAGAAGAGGCAATTCCTGAGATTAAAAATTACTTTAAGGCTTATGTCACTAATAGTCAGATTCGGCAAATTATTGAAACTAAAAAATACCAAGAGTTAGCGACAAATCCGGTTTTGTCGATGGATAATTTTAAGGCTGTGCCTAAGTCTTACCGCGATCTGATTCCAGATTACGTTAAAAACTATATAGAGTTAGATAGGTTTGTTGCATAA
- a CDS encoding type II toxin-antitoxin system VapC family toxin, giving the protein MIYLDTHVIIWLYGDASKKLSTLAESLISDNDICISPLVRLELKYLYEIGRLGSSPDQIIEYLVNQTDLNICQKDFYLIIEKAMSIEWTRDVFDRLIVANAMIDENILISKDHKILANYSYARW; this is encoded by the coding sequence TTGATTTACCTTGATACTCACGTCATAATCTGGCTCTATGGAGATGCTTCTAAAAAGCTGTCTACGCTAGCAGAAAGCTTAATATCCGACAACGATATTTGCATATCACCATTGGTTCGCTTAGAGCTAAAGTATCTTTACGAGATTGGCCGTCTAGGTTCATCACCAGATCAAATAATTGAGTATCTAGTCAATCAGACTGACCTAAATATTTGTCAGAAAGACTTTTATCTAATCATTGAAAAAGCCATGAGCATTGAATGGACTCGCGATGTTTTTGATCGTTTAATCGTAGCTAATGCCATGATTGATGAGAATATCTTAATAAGCAAAGATCACAAAATTCTGGCAAACTATAGCTATGCAAGATGGTAA